A genome region from Camelina sativa cultivar DH55 chromosome 10, Cs, whole genome shotgun sequence includes the following:
- the LOC104717121 gene encoding uncharacterized protein LOC104717121 codes for MAVITSTVGFNAILAAGAIKSKTVSHRTSSVKSKLFGLRFYLVAELSIVSLSPYHRRCPVITCRYGGGGGGARFPGDRRGRQKESEDDDALDISAIRSATVRLIDDQQNMIGLVSKDEAVRRAEEAELDLVILSPDADPPVVKMMDYSKYRYEQQKRKKEQQKKTTRMDLKELKMGYNIDQHDYSVRMRAARKFLQDGDKVKVIVNMKGRENEFRNIAIELLRRFQTEIGELGTEESKNFRDRNLFIVLVPNKELIRKVQEAPSKKKKKPADDEVRAAGITATQDI; via the exons atggCTGTGATCACGAGCACTGTCGGATTCAACGCCATTCTCGCCGCCGGAGCCATCAAAAGTAAAACGGTGTCGCATCGTACATCCTCTGTTAAATCTAAGCTCTTTGGTCTCAGATTCTATCTAGTAGCCGAACTGTCTATTGTTTCTCTCTCCCCTTATCATCGTCGTTGCCCTGTTATCACCTGCCGTTAtggtggtggcggcggaggTGCTCGCTTTCCCGGAGATAGGAGAGGTAGGCAGAAAGAATCAGAGGATGATGATGCGCTTGATATCTCAGCTATCAG GTCAGCCACTGTTAGGCTTATTGATGATCAGCAGAACATG attGGTTTAGTTTCCAAAGATGAAGCGGTTCgaagagctgaagaagctgAGCTTGATctg GTGATTCTTTCGCCGGATGCAGATCCTCCGGTTGTCAAAATGATGGATTACAG TAAATACAGATACGAACagcaaaagaggaaaaaggaaCAGCAGAAGAAAA CTACTCGCATGGACTTGAAGGAGCTTAAAATGGG TTATAACATCGATCAGCATGACTATTCTGTACGCATGAGAGCAGCTCGGAAGTTCTTGCAAGATGGTGACAAG GTTAAAGTGATTGTGAACATGAAAGGCCGGGAAAACGAGTTTAGAAATATAGCTATTGAGCTCCTTAGACGTTTTCAGACTGAAATAGGAGAG CTTGGAACTGAGGAGAGCAAAAACTTCCGGGACAGAAATTTGTTTATCGTCTTGGTGCCAAACAAGGAACTTATTCGGAAAGTGCAAGAAGCGCcctcaaaaaagaagaaaaagccagCGGATGATGAAGTTAGAGCAGCAGGTATAACAGCAACGCAAGATATATGA